One genomic region from Rosa rugosa chromosome 1, drRosRugo1.1, whole genome shotgun sequence encodes:
- the LOC133722370 gene encoding branched-chain amino acid aminotransferase 2, chloroplastic, whose translation MESSSAVLAGLQPNYLLCPSRNPSSSSTFLRPFSAHHSSHSPSLKLQKQLPLACYQAVPPSPIRRSATLSDTLRTETSELADIEWENLGFGFVPTDYMYLMKCAQGGSFSDGELQRFGNIELNPSAGVLNYGQGLFEGMKAYRKQDGNILLFRPEENASRMRLGAERMCMPSPTVDQFVEAVKATVLANKRWVPPPGKGSLYIRPLLMGSGAVLGLAPAPEYTFLIYVSPVGNYFKEGVAPINLIVEHELHRATPGGTGGVKTIGNYAAVLKAQSAAKAKGYSDVLYLDCVHKKYLEEVSSCNIFVVKGDVISTPAIKGTILPGITRKSIIDVARNQGFQVEERAVDVDELLEADEVFCTGTAVVVSPVGSITYQDKRVSYGESGFGAVSQKLYSVLTRLQMGLIEDKMDWTVELNPAKAY comes from the exons ATGGAGAGCAGCAGCGCCGTCCTAGCCGGTCTTCAGCCAAATTACCTTCTTTGCCCCTCCCGcaatccttcttcttcctccacttTCCTCCGCCCCTTCTCCGCCCACCATTCCTCTCATTCTCCCTCTCTCAAG CTCCAAAAGCAGCTCCCTTTGGCTTGTTACCAAGCCGTTCCTCCCTCCCCTATTCGCCGAAGTGCCACATTGTCTGATACTCTCCG CACTGAAACAAGTGAATTAGCCGACATAGAATGGGAGAATCTTGGCTTTGGGTTCGTTCCTACCGATTATATGTATCTCATGAAATGTGCTCAAGGCGGAAGCTTTTCAGATGGTGAATTGCagcgttttgggaacattgagTTGAACCCTTCAGCTGGAGTCTTGAATTATGGCCAG GGTTTGTTTGAAGGTATGAAAGCCTACAGGAAACAAGATGGTAATATACTCTTGTTTCGTCCTGAGGAAAATGCATCGCGGATGAGGTTGGGTGCTGAGCGGATGTGCATGCCCTCACCGACTGTTGATCAATTTGTGGAAGCTGTGAAGGCCACTGTGTTAGCAAATAAACGTTGG GTTCCCCCTCCAGGCAAAGGTTCTCTATATATCAGGCCATTGCTAATGGGAAGTGGTGCCGTTCTTGGTCTCGCGCCTGCCCCTGAATACACATTTCTGATCTATGTTTCGCCAGTTGGAAACTATTTTAAG GAAGGTGTTGCACCTATAAACTTGATTGTTGAGCATGAATTGCATCGTGCAACTCCTGGTGGTACTGGTGGTGTTAAAACTATAGGGAATTATGCCGCG GTTCTGAAGGCACAGTCAGCTGCAAAAGCAAAAGGCTACTCTGATGTTCTGTACCTTGACTGTGTTCACAAAAAATATCTAGAGGAGGTTTCCTCATGCAACATATTTGTTGTGAAG GGTGATGTTATCTCTACCCCAGCAATAAAAGGCACAATCTTACCAGGCATTACTCGAAAGAGTATTATTGATGTTGCTCGTAACCAAGGATTCCAG GTTGAGGAGCGCGCTGTGGATGTAGATGAATTACTTGAAGCTGATGAAGTCTTTTGTACGGGAACAGCTGTGGTCGTGTCACCTGTGGGCAGCATTACTTATCAGGATAAAAG GGTGTCGTATGGAGAGAGTGGCTTTGGTGCTGTGTCACAGAAGCTCTATTCTGTGCTTACCAGATTACAGATGGGTCTTATAGAGGACAAGATGGATTGGACTGTCGAGCTAAACCCAGCAAAAGCATACTGA